In one window of Carassius carassius chromosome 38, fCarCar2.1, whole genome shotgun sequence DNA:
- the LOC132119006 gene encoding neurturin-like — protein sequence MKLWKYAAIGLILCGAALLLLFHKTTPSSRAPAPPPNHRASSSSLSPSSSSFTPSSSSSTVAVGRRQRRIRSADGGNSLVSEFMKIFQSFTEGELKQVIGTLVERKARRDAQQSKRTKRAKKRAKPCSLREVEVTVTQLGLGYVSDETIVFHYCSGKCTTSRKNYDLTLAFMKRSRLLTKEQKDKARHSPCCRPTAYEGDVSFLDNANKYHTIQEFSAKACGCV from the exons ATGAAGTTATGGAAGTATGCTGCCATCGGCCTGATTCTCTGTGGTGCTGCGCTTCTCCTGCTCTTCCATAAAACCACTCCCTCTTCCCGAGCCCCAGCCCCTCCTCCCAACCACAGAGCTTCATCCTCATCACTTTCACCTTCATCATCTTCATTTACACCCAGCAGTTCGTCGTCTACTGTTGCGGTAGGTCGGCGGCAACGAAGGATCAGATCGGCTGACGGAGGAAACTCTCTTGTATCAGAAT TCATGAAGATCTTCCAGAGCTTCACAGAGGGTGAGTTGAAGCAGGTCATCGGGACACTGGTGGAAAGGAAAGCCCGCAGAGATGCCCAGCAGAGCAAAAGGACTAAACGTGCTAAAAAGCGAGCCAAACCCTGCTCGCTGCGGGAGGTGGAGGTGACAGTCACTCAGCTGGGGTTGGGCTACGTCAGTGACGAGACTATAGTCTTCCATTACTGCAGCGGAAAGTGCACTACTAGTCGGAAAAACTATGACCTGACACTGGCATTCATGAAGCGCTCGCGGCTGCTAACAAAGGAGCAGAAGGACAAGGCTCGTCACAGCCCCTGCTGTCGGCCCACCGCATACGAAGGAGACGTCTCCTTCCTCGATAACGCCAATAAATACCACACAATCCAAGAGTTCTCAGCCAAAGCATGTGGATGCGTCTGA